From Bacteroidota bacterium, the proteins below share one genomic window:
- a CDS encoding ATP-grasp domain-containing protein: protein MRLFIPDVSGAKSIVICEALRGVPGIELIGGDHRGYVRRLHSRHINRVVRYADPGQNPNAFIRDLQSICEKERIDRVFPVNSREYRLLLPHRASFNGRLDHLPTLEQFRRLDNKVDFSALAATLQLPVPRHYRLEDDPVTFPLVFKPAESASAKGVRYLHDRSELTRLRNTYSESDYVLQEYIQGFGAGYSVMAINGKIIAGCGHRRRAEWPVSGGSSMVRSYYKHAGMEAVAEKVMRHLQWTGVAMFEFKIESSGNARLIEINPRWWGSLYQSIATGVNLPVISLFPDQSGTTTLREQTITYNSPWHLRSFAHYVLKRGDWKPIVYFLRHYLQAKADVSITRDPLGYLSGLLRFLS, encoded by the coding sequence ATGCGACTCTTCATTCCCGACGTCTCCGGCGCTAAGTCCATCGTCATTTGCGAGGCACTCCGGGGTGTACCGGGAATCGAGTTGATCGGAGGCGATCACCGGGGATATGTCCGACGACTGCATTCCCGTCACATCAACCGAGTGGTCCGATACGCGGATCCCGGGCAGAACCCTAACGCGTTCATCCGGGATCTTCAGTCGATTTGTGAAAAGGAACGGATCGATCGCGTTTTCCCGGTCAATAGCCGGGAGTATCGCTTGTTGCTTCCGCACCGCGCTTCTTTCAACGGCAGACTCGACCATCTGCCAACCTTAGAGCAATTCCGTAGGCTCGACAACAAAGTCGATTTTTCCGCACTGGCCGCTACGCTGCAGTTGCCCGTGCCCCGGCACTATCGGCTGGAAGACGATCCGGTCACATTCCCCCTGGTGTTCAAACCGGCGGAGTCCGCTTCCGCAAAAGGGGTCCGGTATTTACATGACCGCTCTGAATTGACAAGGCTGCGCAATACGTATTCCGAAAGTGACTATGTGTTGCAGGAATATATCCAGGGCTTCGGCGCGGGATATTCGGTGATGGCGATTAACGGAAAGATCATCGCCGGTTGCGGCCATCGTCGTCGCGCCGAATGGCCGGTCAGCGGTGGCTCCAGCATGGTACGCTCCTATTACAAGCATGCAGGCATGGAAGCCGTTGCTGAAAAAGTTATGCGGCATCTGCAATGGACCGGTGTGGCCATGTTTGAATTCAAGATCGAATCATCCGGAAACGCTCGCCTGATTGAAATCAATCCCCGCTGGTGGGGATCACTCTATCAGAGTATCGCAACCGGCGTCAATCTGCCGGTCATTTCACTTTTCCCGGACCAGTCGGGTACGACAACCTTACGTGAGCAAACCATCACCTACAACTCACCCTGGCATTTAAGGAGCTTTGCACACTATGTACTGAAGCGTGGGGATTGGAAGCCCATCGTGTATTTCCTCCGGCATTATCTTCAGGCAAAGGCGGATGTATCGATTACCCGTGATCCGCTAGGTTACCTGTCCGGACTCTTACGTTTTCTGTCATGA
- a CDS encoding TonB-dependent receptor, translated as MRSLVSLCLVLLCHPGFVHAQFMPGMGGGATKIYDGKISGTIIDSLNNKPVEFASVALYEKGSEKPIDGVITDEKGNFRIKNLKKGTYRIGITFIGYVQKFVDSLVVTEKKPSVEVGTVRIGPSATMLKEANVEAEKQLIETRIDKLVYNADKDITSKGGNATDILRKVPMLSVDLDGNVSLQGTQNVRILINNKPSSLMLANIADALKMIPADEIEKVEVITSPSAKYDAEGTGGIINIITKKKNIEGLSGSINAGAGTRSSNLFGNLNYRSGRFGTGISGGGFGWIGIGDVSTTRVTQYSTLKQEGDNRNTGFGPSLQWTGDVDLTSKLSLSTSLRVNNFQNRSKGTTDNFFAFTGDALRPSFTNTYNYFTNGLSTDASVDVRRTFKKPDQELSFAGQWTRNNRRTEYESSLDTLDLDYYKESSLNHGITDELTFQTDYTHPVTKAFTIETGAKAILRDVDSDYDYRIFRFASDAYEYDPVRSNVYNNEQDIVAGYLQTSLNLKKFGIKAGLRYEHTTFKGYFDKGDTRFSNEYENFVPSTTISYAKQGKYSLKLSYTQRIQRPGLNFLNPFINATDPTNVTYGNPDLDAEKSHAFELGLNLFKKFGSVNLSAYHRFTDNAIESIRFVDTNDVYITTYGNIGKNRSTGMSLGLNVMWQMKIFLSSNFNLFYYQVESTGLSQNLNNDGVNWNVNLFGSYKFSKRWGVMAFGNFNGPRYSVQGKSTSFWYYNLSARREFKNEKGGIGIGLDNFASWYMHFRNNYSGEGFSYDNDTKVLFLGARISLDYRFGKMEYGGGQKKKKGIKNDDVKDDGGGGMMGR; from the coding sequence ATGCGTTCTCTGGTTAGTCTGTGTCTGGTATTGCTCTGTCATCCGGGTTTCGTCCATGCTCAGTTCATGCCCGGCATGGGCGGCGGCGCGACGAAGATCTATGACGGAAAGATCAGCGGCACGATCATCGACTCGCTCAACAACAAACCGGTCGAATTCGCCAGTGTAGCCCTCTATGAAAAGGGAAGCGAGAAGCCGATCGATGGTGTCATCACCGATGAGAAAGGAAATTTCCGGATCAAGAATCTTAAAAAGGGTACCTACCGCATCGGCATTACGTTCATCGGTTACGTACAGAAGTTCGTCGATTCCCTGGTTGTCACGGAGAAGAAACCATCGGTGGAGGTAGGTACTGTTCGCATTGGTCCTTCCGCTACGATGTTGAAAGAAGCCAATGTGGAAGCAGAGAAACAGTTGATCGAGACCCGGATCGACAAGCTCGTGTACAACGCCGATAAGGACATCACCTCGAAGGGCGGTAATGCAACCGACATCTTGCGAAAAGTCCCGATGCTCTCAGTCGATCTGGACGGTAATGTTTCGCTGCAGGGAACCCAAAATGTCCGTATCCTGATCAACAACAAACCCAGCTCGCTCATGTTGGCCAATATCGCTGACGCGTTGAAGATGATCCCGGCCGATGAGATCGAGAAGGTGGAAGTCATCACCAGTCCGTCGGCGAAGTACGACGCGGAAGGTACCGGTGGCATCATCAACATCATTACCAAGAAGAAGAATATCGAAGGCCTGAGCGGATCCATCAACGCCGGAGCGGGCACGCGTTCCAGCAACCTGTTCGGCAATCTGAATTACCGCAGCGGTCGTTTTGGGACCGGCATCAGCGGCGGCGGCTTCGGCTGGATCGGCATCGGCGATGTGTCCACCACCCGGGTCACCCAGTACTCCACCCTGAAGCAGGAAGGCGATAACCGGAACACCGGATTCGGACCGTCCCTGCAATGGACCGGCGATGTCGACCTTACCAGTAAACTCAGCCTGAGCACCTCTTTGCGGGTGAACAATTTTCAAAACCGCTCGAAGGGAACTACGGATAACTTCTTTGCCTTCACCGGCGACGCCTTACGTCCGTCGTTCACGAATACCTACAACTATTTCACGAACGGTCTTTCTACCGATGCCAGTGTGGACGTGCGACGTACTTTCAAGAAGCCGGATCAGGAACTTTCCTTCGCCGGTCAATGGACCCGGAACAACCGGCGCACCGAGTACGAATCCAGTCTGGACACGCTCGACCTCGACTATTACAAGGAGTCCAGCCTCAATCACGGCATTACGGATGAGTTGACCTTCCAAACGGATTACACCCATCCGGTGACGAAAGCCTTCACCATCGAAACGGGCGCCAAGGCGATCCTGCGCGATGTCGACAGCGACTACGATTACCGCATTTTCCGCTTCGCCAGCGATGCCTATGAATACGATCCGGTGAGGAGCAACGTTTATAATAACGAGCAGGATATCGTAGCGGGTTATCTGCAGACTTCCCTTAACCTCAAAAAGTTCGGGATCAAGGCGGGTTTGCGCTATGAGCACACGACCTTCAAAGGGTATTTTGATAAAGGCGATACCCGTTTCAGTAATGAATACGAGAACTTCGTGCCCTCTACGACGATCTCCTACGCCAAGCAGGGCAAGTATTCGCTCAAACTGAGTTACACGCAACGCATTCAACGTCCCGGATTGAATTTCCTGAATCCGTTCATCAATGCGACGGATCCGACGAATGTCACGTATGGCAATCCCGATCTTGACGCCGAGAAAAGCCATGCATTCGAACTCGGACTGAACCTGTTCAAGAAGTTCGGCTCGGTCAACCTGTCGGCTTATCACCGCTTTACCGATAACGCGATTGAGAGCATTCGCTTTGTTGACACCAACGACGTGTACATTACCACGTATGGGAACATTGGCAAGAATCGCTCGACCGGCATGAGCCTGGGCTTGAATGTCATGTGGCAGATGAAGATCTTCCTCAGCAGCAACTTCAACCTGTTTTACTACCAGGTCGAGAGCACCGGTCTTTCACAGAACCTGAACAACGACGGTGTCAACTGGAACGTGAACCTTTTCGGCTCTTACAAGTTCAGCAAGCGCTGGGGCGTGATGGCTTTCGGCAATTTCAACGGACCGCGTTACAGCGTTCAGGGTAAATCGACTTCGTTCTGGTACTACAACCTCAGCGCGCGCCGGGAATTCAAGAATGAAAAAGGCGGTATCGGCATCGGTCTGGATAATTTCGCCAGCTGGTACATGCACTTCCGCAACAACTACAGCGGGGAAGGCTTCAGCTACGACAACGACACCAAGGTGCTCTTCCTCGGCGCCCGGATCAGTCTCGACTACCGCTTCGGTAAGATGGAATACGGAGGCGGCCAGAAAAAGAAGAAAGGCATCAAGAACGACGATGTGAAGGACGACGGCGGTGGCGGGATGATGGGACGGTAG
- the polA gene encoding DNA polymerase I: MSAAPKKLFLLDAMALIYRAYFAFSNNHRINSKGQNTSAIFGFTNTLLEVLRKEQPTHIAVVFDTAAPTARHEEFADYKAHREEIPEDLASSIPYVVQLCEAFNIPVLAIDGFEADDIIGTLARQAEAKGFDTYMMTPDKDYGQLVDKHTFIYKPPRGGGKPEVLGEKEVCARWEIERVEQVKDILGLMGDAVDNIPGIPGVGEKTAIQLVKQFGSVEELLKNTDQLKGKLKEKVENNKEMALQSKRLATIMTDVPVAVGPDDLALQEINKDALRELFAELEFRRLGEQLGLDGPAPAAATATKTSKKPSGQAGLFDEAEASPEAEEETTAPADKKTIREVAHTYKSAVKEAELDALISELKSAKQFCFDTETTGLDAHTAELVGMSFATKVHTAWYVPVPDDRARATELVKRFAGVFADPAITKVAQNLKYDYSVLRRYGISIDGPLFDTMIAHFLIQPEMRHSMDVLAETYLGYSPVSIETLIGKRGKEQRSMREVPLEEICEYAAEDADVTLQLEKIFSPKLDKTNTRKLFEEVEMPLVPVLSDMEAEGITVNPKTLYELSGTLAEDIATTEAEIQDMAGSRFNVSSPKQVGEVLFDTLKIAEKPVKTKTGQYSTSEDVLSKLEHKHPIVRRILDYRELVKLKNTYVDVLPQLIRPDTGRIHTSFNQVVAVTGRLSSDNPNLQNIPIRTERGREIRKAFVPRGKDYTLLSADYSQIELRIIAELSGDKGMLSAFGSGEDIHAATAAKVYGVPLNEVTSDMRRNAKMVNFGIIYGISAFGLADRLNISRTEAKSIIENYFKQYSAIKDYMDASIEQARKKGYVETILGRRRYLRDINSANATVRGFAERNAINAPIQGSAADMIKVAMINIHRDLDKSKFKTRMVLQVHDELVFDCHREELDTVRELVEDRMKHALKLKVPIEVGIGSGKNWLEAH; this comes from the coding sequence ATGTCAGCTGCTCCCAAGAAACTCTTTCTGCTTGATGCGATGGCCCTGATCTACCGGGCGTATTTCGCGTTCTCGAACAATCACCGGATCAACTCCAAGGGTCAGAATACCTCGGCGATCTTCGGTTTTACCAATACCTTGCTGGAAGTGCTCCGCAAAGAGCAACCTACCCACATCGCGGTGGTCTTCGATACCGCTGCACCTACAGCACGACACGAAGAATTTGCCGACTACAAAGCTCACCGGGAGGAAATTCCGGAAGACCTCGCCAGCTCGATCCCCTACGTCGTCCAACTTTGTGAAGCCTTCAACATTCCCGTGCTGGCCATCGATGGTTTCGAAGCCGATGACATCATCGGAACACTCGCGCGTCAGGCGGAGGCGAAGGGATTTGATACGTACATGATGACGCCCGACAAGGATTACGGGCAACTGGTCGACAAACATACGTTCATCTACAAGCCGCCTCGTGGCGGTGGCAAACCGGAAGTGCTGGGCGAGAAAGAAGTGTGCGCACGCTGGGAGATCGAACGGGTCGAGCAGGTAAAAGACATCCTGGGCCTCATGGGCGATGCGGTCGACAACATCCCGGGAATTCCGGGAGTGGGAGAGAAGACCGCCATTCAACTGGTCAAGCAATTCGGCTCCGTCGAAGAGCTGCTCAAGAACACCGACCAGCTCAAGGGAAAACTAAAGGAGAAGGTCGAGAATAACAAGGAGATGGCGTTGCAGTCCAAGCGCCTCGCGACCATCATGACCGATGTTCCGGTTGCCGTCGGCCCGGATGACCTTGCACTTCAGGAAATCAACAAGGACGCCTTGCGGGAACTCTTCGCTGAATTGGAGTTCCGTCGCCTGGGCGAACAACTGGGTCTCGACGGACCCGCGCCGGCGGCAGCGACAGCGACCAAGACTTCGAAGAAGCCATCCGGACAAGCCGGCTTGTTTGACGAAGCGGAGGCATCTCCCGAAGCGGAGGAGGAAACAACGGCTCCTGCCGACAAGAAAACCATTCGCGAAGTCGCGCACACGTACAAGTCAGCCGTCAAGGAGGCGGAGTTGGATGCGCTGATCAGCGAGCTGAAAAGCGCGAAGCAATTCTGTTTCGATACGGAAACCACCGGACTCGATGCCCATACCGCCGAGTTGGTCGGGATGTCGTTTGCGACGAAGGTGCATACGGCCTGGTACGTGCCGGTGCCCGACGACCGCGCCAGGGCGACAGAACTGGTGAAGCGATTTGCCGGCGTTTTTGCCGATCCGGCCATCACCAAGGTGGCCCAGAACCTGAAGTACGATTACTCGGTGCTGCGACGCTACGGAATCTCGATCGATGGTCCCCTGTTCGATACGATGATCGCGCACTTCCTCATCCAGCCGGAGATGCGCCACAGCATGGACGTGCTCGCTGAAACCTACCTGGGTTACTCGCCGGTTTCCATCGAGACGCTCATCGGCAAGAGAGGGAAGGAGCAACGCAGTATGCGCGAGGTTCCGCTGGAGGAGATCTGCGAATACGCGGCGGAAGATGCCGATGTGACCCTGCAACTGGAAAAGATCTTTTCACCAAAACTCGACAAGACGAATACGCGGAAGCTCTTCGAAGAAGTTGAAATGCCGCTGGTACCGGTGCTTTCGGATATGGAAGCGGAGGGCATCACGGTCAATCCGAAGACCTTGTATGAACTCTCGGGTACGCTGGCAGAGGACATCGCCACCACCGAGGCAGAGATCCAGGACATGGCTGGGTCGCGTTTCAACGTTTCCTCTCCGAAACAGGTGGGCGAAGTGTTGTTCGACACGCTGAAGATCGCGGAGAAGCCGGTCAAGACGAAGACGGGGCAGTATTCCACCAGCGAAGACGTGCTCAGCAAACTTGAGCACAAGCACCCGATCGTGCGCCGCATCCTCGACTACCGCGAACTGGTCAAGTTGAAGAATACGTATGTCGATGTGCTGCCGCAACTGATCCGTCCCGATACCGGCCGCATCCACACCAGCTTCAACCAGGTGGTCGCCGTGACGGGCCGCCTGAGTTCCGATAATCCGAACCTGCAGAATATTCCCATCCGCACCGAACGCGGACGTGAGATTCGAAAAGCGTTTGTGCCCCGCGGGAAGGATTACACCTTGTTGTCGGCCGACTATTCGCAGATCGAGCTCCGCATCATCGCGGAACTGAGCGGCGATAAGGGCATGCTGTCGGCTTTTGGCTCCGGAGAAGACATCCATGCGGCGACGGCCGCGAAGGTGTACGGTGTTCCCCTGAACGAGGTGACCTCCGACATGCGCCGCAACGCCAAGATGGTCAACTTCGGTATCATTTACGGGATATCGGCTTTCGGTCTTGCCGACCGGCTGAACATCTCGCGCACGGAAGCCAAATCGATCATCGAGAATTATTTCAAGCAGTATTCCGCGATCAAGGATTACATGGACGCCAGCATCGAACAGGCGAGAAAGAAAGGATACGTGGAAACGATCCTCGGCCGTCGACGTTATCTGCGCGACATCAATTCAGCGAATGCTACCGTGCGCGGATTCGCGGAGCGTAACGCCATCAATGCGCCGATCCAGGGTTCGGCGGCCGACATGATCAAAGTGGCCATGATCAACATTCACCGGGACCTGGACAAAAGCAAGTTCAAAACCCGGATGGTACTCCAGGTGCACGACGAACTCGTGTTCGATTGCCACCGGGAAGAACTCGACACCGTCAGGGAACTCGTGGAGGACCGCATGAAGCACGCCCTCAAACTGAAAGTTCCGATTGAAGTGGGAATCGGTTCGGGTAAGAACTGGCTGGAAGCGCATTGA
- a CDS encoding choice-of-anchor J domain-containing protein, whose product MTEDFSLAPSFPGVDGYVVNQDNGQTWNRVTTVGASGSESVRIINYTNISGQIDDWITPSYDLSNMTGISLLFKVANARRNSSSTDQLKVDYSLNCGETWQPRYNKSGAALATAGVVSVSFVPNATQWRQETVSLPTSVNLKPNVRFRFRNVSDRGNNTYIDDLQITGTLVNVDEVDETTLGYALYPNPTSAASHVQFKLNKNSSVSLQVKDLTGRLVREVLNSDLGAGVHEFDIPTDGSGIYLIDLSVNGKHHIRRLVVTQD is encoded by the coding sequence GTGACGGAAGACTTCAGCCTCGCTCCGAGTTTCCCCGGCGTTGACGGATATGTGGTCAACCAGGACAACGGCCAGACCTGGAATCGGGTCACGACGGTTGGTGCGAGCGGGTCGGAGAGCGTACGTATCATCAACTACACCAACATCTCCGGCCAGATCGACGACTGGATCACACCCTCCTACGACCTCTCGAACATGACCGGCATCTCGTTGCTCTTCAAAGTAGCCAATGCCCGTCGTAACAGCTCTTCCACCGATCAGCTCAAAGTCGATTACAGTCTGAACTGTGGCGAAACCTGGCAGCCGCGTTATAACAAGTCGGGTGCAGCCCTCGCTACCGCTGGCGTCGTGAGTGTGAGCTTCGTGCCGAACGCCACCCAATGGCGTCAGGAAACCGTTTCGCTGCCGACTTCTGTCAACCTGAAACCGAATGTCCGCTTCCGCTTCCGCAACGTTAGCGACCGCGGCAACAACACCTACATCGACGATCTCCAGATCACCGGCACACTGGTGAATGTGGATGAAGTGGACGAGACCACTTTGGGTTATGCACTCTATCCGAACCCTACCTCCGCTGCCAGCCATGTTCAGTTCAAGTTGAACAAGAACAGCTCTGTCAGCCTGCAGGTGAAAGACCTCACCGGCCGACTGGTACGCGAAGTACTGAACTCCGACCTTGGAGCCGGTGTACATGAGTTCGATATTCCTACCGACGGATCGGGCATTTACCTGATCGATCTTTCGGTGAATGGCAAACATCATATCCGCCGCCTGGTGGTTACGCAGGATTGA
- a CDS encoding PKD domain-containing protein: MKKLLLAVALLTAAFSTAIAQSEEHKHCYTTEKLQDAIRRDPTVAQRMAQLEDFTRTWIADKAQQRSQGGIYIIPVVFHVLHNYGQENISDAQIIDAVRVMNEDFRLLNADTNLIIPQFKQIAADCEIEFRLATIDPNGNCTNGIDRIVTPLTENADDNSKLNPWPNDMYLNIWTAKSLANAGAAAYAYYPGVSNPDVDGIISLSHYVGSIGTSNYNNSRTLTHEAGHCLNLAHTWGSTNQPGVACGDDNVSDTPETQGWTTCNINGSVCNPPIIENVQNHMDYSYCTQMFTAGQAARMQAALNSAIGGRNNLWSPSNLAATGALASPAPTCTPNADFYSSDQTACEGIALTFYDLSWNSPVSSRVWDFPGGSPSTSTDSSVVVTYPAAGVYSVTLTVTNSAGSASVTKTNFVRISGKP, from the coding sequence ATGAAAAAACTACTACTTGCCGTCGCGCTGCTGACAGCAGCGTTCAGTACCGCGATTGCCCAGTCGGAAGAGCACAAGCACTGCTACACGACCGAAAAACTACAGGATGCGATTCGAAGAGATCCAACCGTCGCTCAACGCATGGCGCAGTTGGAAGATTTCACCCGGACTTGGATCGCCGACAAGGCGCAACAGCGCAGCCAGGGTGGTATCTACATCATTCCGGTGGTCTTTCACGTCCTGCACAACTACGGGCAGGAGAACATCAGCGACGCGCAGATCATCGACGCCGTGCGTGTGATGAACGAAGATTTCCGATTGCTGAATGCCGATACGAACCTGATCATCCCGCAGTTCAAGCAGATCGCTGCCGACTGTGAAATCGAGTTCCGTCTGGCCACCATCGACCCGAACGGCAACTGCACGAACGGTATCGATCGCATCGTGACTCCACTCACAGAAAACGCCGACGACAACTCGAAGCTCAATCCCTGGCCGAACGACATGTACCTGAACATCTGGACAGCCAAGTCGCTCGCCAATGCAGGCGCTGCCGCTTATGCTTACTACCCCGGCGTTTCAAACCCGGATGTTGATGGCATCATCTCCCTTTCGCATTACGTCGGAAGTATTGGCACGAGCAACTACAACAATAGCCGCACCCTGACCCACGAAGCCGGCCACTGTTTGAATCTGGCCCATACATGGGGAAGCACCAACCAGCCGGGCGTCGCTTGTGGTGATGACAACGTTTCCGACACCCCGGAGACTCAGGGTTGGACGACCTGCAACATCAACGGTTCAGTCTGTAATCCTCCGATCATCGAGAACGTGCAGAACCACATGGACTATTCGTACTGCACACAGATGTTCACTGCCGGACAGGCTGCACGCATGCAGGCCGCGCTGAACAGCGCCATCGGCGGACGCAACAACCTCTGGAGTCCTTCCAACCTCGCCGCCACCGGAGCGCTTGCCTCTCCGGCGCCGACCTGTACGCCGAATGCCGATTTCTATTCGAGCGACCAGACCGCCTGCGAAGGCATCGCCCTCACCTTTTACGATCTCTCCTGGAACAGTCCGGTGAGCTCCCGTGTATGGGACTTCCCGGGTGGTTCTCCCAGTACCTCGACCGATTCTTCGGTGGTGGTCACGTACCCCGCTGCCGGCGTTTATAGCGTTACCCTGACAGTTACCAACAGTGCGGGATCGGCCTCGGTCACCAAGACCAACTTCGTTCGCATCAGCGGCAAACCGTAG
- a CDS encoding cystathionine gamma-synthase, with the protein MSTSNDHGFGTRAIHAGQSPDPSTGAIMTPIYQTSTYVQELPGKHKGYAYARGKNPTRVALEQCIASLENAKHGLCFSSGQGAEDAIIKLLRPGDEVIATDDLYGGSYRMFTKVFAHYGIVFHFVNMHDVNEINKHINDKTRMLWVETPTNPLMKIIDIRGVAAIAQAKKLMLVVDNTFASPYLQNPLDLGATIVVHSATKYLGGHSDVVMGATCTNDDKIQEELAFIANSCGAVPGPMDSFLVLRGLKTLHVRVQRHCENGKAVAEFLKSHPKIDKLHWPGFPDHPNHAIAKSQMRGFGGMISFTLKGDSLEEAFRMASSTKVFSLAESLGGVESLIGHPATMTHASIPKEMREKSGVLDSLLRLSVGIEDANDLIADLRQALG; encoded by the coding sequence ATGTCAACCTCCAACGATCACGGTTTCGGGACGCGGGCGATCCATGCCGGGCAGTCGCCGGACCCGAGTACCGGGGCGATCATGACGCCCATTTACCAAACCTCCACGTACGTACAGGAATTACCGGGAAAGCATAAAGGCTATGCCTATGCCCGCGGAAAGAATCCGACGCGTGTGGCGCTGGAGCAGTGCATCGCTTCCCTGGAGAACGCGAAGCACGGATTATGCTTCTCGAGCGGACAGGGCGCGGAAGATGCCATCATCAAGTTGCTGCGACCCGGCGATGAAGTGATCGCCACGGACGATCTGTACGGCGGTTCGTACCGCATGTTCACCAAGGTTTTCGCGCACTACGGCATCGTGTTCCATTTCGTGAACATGCACGATGTGAACGAGATCAACAAGCACATCAACGACAAGACGCGGATGCTGTGGGTCGAGACCCCGACCAATCCGCTGATGAAGATCATCGACATCCGCGGGGTGGCAGCCATCGCGCAGGCGAAGAAGCTGATGCTGGTGGTCGACAACACCTTCGCGTCTCCTTATCTACAGAATCCGCTGGACCTGGGTGCTACCATCGTCGTGCATTCTGCAACCAAATACCTCGGTGGCCATTCCGACGTCGTGATGGGCGCCACCTGTACGAACGACGACAAGATCCAGGAAGAACTCGCCTTCATCGCCAACTCCTGCGGCGCGGTGCCGGGGCCGATGGACAGCTTCCTTGTGCTGCGCGGACTGAAGACGCTGCACGTACGGGTGCAACGCCATTGCGAAAACGGCAAGGCGGTTGCGGAGTTCCTGAAGTCGCATCCGAAGATCGACAAACTGCACTGGCCGGGCTTTCCCGACCATCCGAACCACGCCATCGCGAAGTCGCAGATGCGTGGTTTCGGCGGCATGATCTCGTTCACCCTCAAAGGCGACTCCCTCGAAGAAGCGTTCCGGATGGCATCGAGTACCAAGGTTTTCTCGCTGGCCGAATCCCTCGGCGGCGTTGAATCCCTGATCGGTCATCCGGCCACGATGACCCACGCTTCCATTCCAAAGGAGATGCGGGAAAAGTCGGGCGTACTCGACTCACTGCTGCGACTGAGCGTCGGCATTGAAGACGCGAACGACCTGATCGCCGACCTTCGTCAGGCATTGGGCTGA
- a CDS encoding response regulator transcription factor, with protein MIRCIALDDEPPALTVLQRYAERVDILQLDGTFTRPSEAQQYLKDQAVDLLFLDIQMPSISGIDFYTSLNKPIPVIFTTAFADYAVQGFNLNAVDYLLKPYSFERFQQAVRKFSERQQRGSTPAAAEEPFLLIKADYRLVKVKLKDIEFIEGLDDYLKIHLLEQKTIVTRMTMKSMIEKLPADQFIRVHRSFIVPLSRIESVRSKMIRIGKEDIPIGNSYEEGFFRVFKG; from the coding sequence ATGATCCGCTGCATCGCACTTGATGATGAACCGCCCGCACTGACCGTCCTGCAGCGCTATGCGGAGCGTGTGGATATCCTACAGCTCGATGGTACCTTCACGCGTCCGTCGGAAGCGCAGCAGTACCTGAAAGACCAAGCGGTCGACTTGTTGTTTCTCGACATTCAGATGCCGTCCATTTCAGGTATCGACTTTTACACTTCCCTCAACAAACCGATTCCGGTGATCTTCACGACCGCTTTTGCGGATTACGCGGTACAGGGATTCAATCTGAATGCGGTCGACTACCTGCTAAAGCCGTATTCCTTCGAGCGCTTCCAGCAGGCCGTCCGGAAATTTTCCGAACGCCAGCAACGGGGAAGCACACCGGCGGCGGCTGAGGAACCTTTTCTGCTCATCAAGGCCGATTACCGCCTGGTGAAAGTCAAATTGAAGGACATCGAATTCATCGAAGGCCTCGACGATTACCTGAAGATCCATTTGCTGGAGCAGAAGACGATCGTCACCCGGATGACCATGAAGTCGATGATCGAAAAGCTCCCGGCCGACCAGTTCATCCGGGTGCACCGTTCGTTCATCGTCCCCTTGTCGCGCATCGAAAGCGTTCGCAGCAAGATGATCCGGATCGGCAAAGAGGACATCCCGATCGGGAACAGCTATGAGGAGGGGTTTTTTCGGGTCTTCAAGGGTTAG